One region of Salvia miltiorrhiza cultivar Shanhuang (shh) chromosome 3, IMPLAD_Smil_shh, whole genome shotgun sequence genomic DNA includes:
- the LOC131015933 gene encoding uncharacterized protein LOC131015933 isoform X2 gives MEVELEPRVKPLGYKVKAMSRESPAQKAAHLLDTDLRNHWSTATNTKEWILLELDEPCLLSHIRIYNKSVLEWEISVGLRYKPETFVKVRPRCEAPRRDMMYPMNYTPCRFVRISCMRGNPIALFFVQLIGISVPGLEAEFHPVANYLLPYIISHKQDAVDMHLQLLQDVTSRLARFLPHLEADLNSFAEAAEPTMRFLAMLAGPFYPILQIASERENARLAPNIPDYEASKINVSSTALTVSSNFEPRRSRTTSSVSLPISMHLVFRPDAVLLLLRKAYKDPNLGSVCRTASRILLKFMEPVLMHEVSGLASEITSSVPDETSKSDHRDPISLPDYSNLLGEEFQIPCDSWDLTYLNVLDSAAVEEGLVHVLYASASQPLHCSKLAENTSDLWLALPLIQALLPALRPNSSSPYQIDDKFSLWKQPFVQNALSQIVATSSSAIYCPLLRACAGYLASFSPSHAKAACVLIDLCCGVLAPWTAQVIAKVDLTIELLEDLLGAIQGAHVSFSRARAALKYIVLMLSGNMDDLMAKYKEAKFQLLFLVEMLEPYLEPSLTPLKGMIAFGNVSSIFTENQEKNCATAINVIRTAVRKSAVLPSLEAEWRRGSVAPSVLLSVLDPQMQLPPDIDNRKFPSPGRVEPQSLASLPLSSRHGVISSRSNSQETTDAKVDITDTIGRVDVLEDANLLFAPPDLNRMSLVHVPSSTDKKISDSNHLNVSLEVKNASSKNSVNQFPTDAALDADQGIEFNNLLADYSQLTNYRDCELRASEFRRLALNLISQNKLTQESHDVAIDALLLAAECYINPYFMIYLKDNSSYVSKIYPKNSNNHGPTDMERIFGRKDNDLKLVADIERRRDRVVLEILIEAAGLDRKYREVASEGEILGLPVEGGDDVNLFQQDNLSADAITLVRQNQALLCNFLIHHLQRDSHQEQHPRHEILMWCLLFLLHSATKLFCAPEHVVDVILKFAESFNMHLKSFCCQSKEGNPQLNHFKLHEVQRCWILLQNLVIASSGNDERSVLPVNVRNGFRFSNLIPNLVWLQKVPAFSSSPFPIVRYFGWMAIARNAKQFLDERLFLVSDLPELTYLLSIFSDDLSVVDNIVDQKNVDKRIEQLSIHPDIKCEDGSKNLGCEDRWQSFHVLYPVISKFFPSFKEDFIGFGETILEAVGLQMKFLSTYMVPDLMCWFSDLCLSPFVQSKNTLALSQDKPDHYKGFVAKNAKAVILYILEAIVVEHMEAMVPEIPRVVQVFVSLCRTSYCDVSFLDSILHLLKPIIAYSLSKVPAEEDSLVDDSCENFESLCFSELFRNIKSADTNLDTPVEKGKCQALTIYVLASVFGNLSFQRKTEFLQSALLWADFASSDGTNSLPDYICAYQALMENCRDLLIATSKVWGIIPLNVSPDSDTSISSVDGFSEFSSWFLNDICNSPSPAEVSGNHQDDSKSVADVNQNVCQLTLEEVKTLLEELEAIISKLSPTLEQCWRLHHKLSKKLTLTCAECLLYSRCLWFITDRVSASSGVEDIHPSKLSDDVQDIWRTSLEGLSKMILLLQDKHCWEVASLLIDSLLGVPQHFCLDNVISDICFAIKNFANSAPNISCRILTDKLIQLLLARGIHKICQNEGPLVDLFCAMLVHPEPEQRYIALKHLGRLVGQDVDGGRLILSSTTESIIATSDLPTSANEQILCALVTATWDNVALMASSDTSLLLRTNATSLLVNFLPFAERSKLQSFLASADNILQCLTSLSQPTRYGPLTQFSLALMASVFLYCPSEDISLIPESIWRSIETLGMSKIDRYCTSLEKKACEALCRLKSDGEQAKQVLREVLSSSPPKQHLPDFLTIRESILTVIGNLTSAKSYLDFFSEEAEQKLMELEETEIEMEFLQKEHPLPDSSTKFKDWRQLPFMSAYSKDDLRLQQIKEGIKSIEKAKLREEIVARRQQKLLLRRARQQFLEEAALREAELIQKIDRERADEVEKELERQKLLELERAKTRELRNNLEMEKEKQAQRDLQRELEQVESGVRPSRREFSSSGHTGARDRYRERETSREGSEGSIRTSSRGADGVASTTAAALPGRGSFSGQLPTILQSRERTDECGSSYEENMDGSKDSGDTGSVGDPDMEGQPISFGSGQRHGSRGSKSRQIIERRERDGRREGKWERKH, from the exons ATGGAGGTAGAGTTGGAGCCAAGAGTGAAGCCATTGGGTTACAAAGTGAAGGCGATGTCCAGAGAATCACCTGCACAGAAGGCTGCTCACCTGCTCGACACAGACCTCCGTAACCATTGGTCCACCGCCACTAACACCAAAGAATGGATCTTGCTCGAGCTCGAC GAACCTTGCTTGCTCTCGCACATACGGATATATAATAAGTCAGTTCTGGAATGGGAAATTTCAGTTGGATTACGTTATAAG CCAGAGACCTTTGTTAAAGTTCGTCCCCGCTGTGAAGCACCTCGGCGTGATATGATGTACCCAATGAATTACACACCTTGCCGCTTTGTGCGGATATCTTGTATGCGTGGGAACCCAATAGCTTTGTTTTTTGTTCAG CTAATTGGGATTTCGGTTCCTGGTTTAGAGGCAGAGTTCCATCCTGTTGCTAACTACTTGTTACCATACATTATATCACATAAACAAGATGCTGTGGATATGCATCTCCAG TTGCTTCAAGACGTCACAAGTCGGTTGGCAAGGTTTCTCCCTCACCTTGAG GCTGATCTTAATAGCTTTGCAGAAGCTGCAGAACCTACTATGCGTTTTCTGGCTATGCTTGCTGGTCCATTTTATCCCATCCTTCAGATTGCAAGCGAAAG AGAGAATGCAAGGCTGGCTCCTAATATTCCTGATTATGAAGCTTCCAAGATCAATGTGTCGTCAACTGCCTTGACAGTTTCCTCGAACTTTGAG CCAAGGAGGTCGCGGACTACATCCTCCGTCTCCTTACCTATATCCATGCACTTGGTTTTCCGTCCTGATGCAGTCCTTTTACTACTCAGAAAGGCTTATAAAGATCCCAACCTGGGGAGTGTTTGCAGGACG GCATCAAGAATTCTTTTGAAGTTTATGGAGCCTGTGCTAATGCATGAAGTATCTGGTCTAGCTTCAGAGATTACATCTTCTGTACCTGATGAGACTTCTAAATCTGATCATCGTGATCCTATTTCATTACCTGATTACTCAAATTTGTTGGGGGAGGAATTTCAGATTCCATGTGATTCTTGGGACCTCACGTACCTAAATGTGTTAGATTCTGCAGCTGTTGAAGAAGGACTAGTGCATGTTCTTTATGCTTCTGCTTCCCAG CCATTACATTGTAGCAAGCTGGCTGAAAATACATCAGATCTTTGGCTGGCATTACCACTAATTCAAGCCTTGCTTCCAG CACTTCGACCTAATTCAAGCAGTCCTTACCAGATTGATGACAAGTTCTCTCTTTGGAAACAACCATTCGTACAAAATGCACTTTCTCAG ATTGTGGCAACTTCATCTTCAGCGATCTACTGTCCTCTGCTTCGGGCTTGTGCTGGCTATTTAGCATCTTTCTCACCATCACAT GCTAAAGCAGCGTGTGTTCTTATTGATCTGTGCTGTGGTGTGTTGGCACCATGGACTGCTCAAGTGATTGCAAAG GTGGACTTGACCATTGAGCTCTTGGAGGACCTTTTGGGTGCGATCCAG GGTGCTCATGTTTCATTCTCCCGTGCACGTGCCGCCCTCAAGTATATTGTCCTGATGCTATCTGGAAACATGGATGATTTAATGGCAAAATATAAG GAAGCTAAGTTCCAGTTACTGTTCTTGGTGGAGATGCTTGAACCTTACCTGGAGCCTTCCTTAACCCCCTTGAAGGGCATGATAGCCTTTGGAAACGTATCTTCCATTTTTACTGAAAATCAGGAAAAGAATTGTGCTACAGCAATAAATGTGATTCGCACAGCAGTAAGGAAGTCTGCTGTGCTTCCGTCATTGGAGGCTGAATGGAGGCGTGGGTCTGTTGCTCCTAG TGTACTTCTTTCAGTTTTGGATCCTCAGATGCAGTTACCTCCTGATATTGACAATCGCAAGTTCCCTTCTCCTGGAAGGGTGGAGCCACAATCATTAGCTTCTCTGCCTCTTTCTTCTCGTCATGGGGTAATCTCTTCTAGGTCAAATAGCCAAGAGACTACCGATGCGAAGGTTGATATTACTGACACCATCGGTAGAGTGGATGTATTGGAGGATGCCAATCTTCTCTTTGCTCCACCAGACCTGAATAGAATGTCCCTTGTTCATGTTCCATCCAGCACAGACAAAAAGATTTCAGATTCAAACCACTTGAATGTAAGTTTAGAGGTCAAGAATGCCAGTAGTAAAAATTCAGTCAACCAGTTTCCAACTGATGCTGCACTTGATGCTGACCAGGGTATTGAATTCAATAATTTGTTGGCTGATTATTCGCAACTCACAAATTATAGAGATTGTGAGCTGAGGGCCTCTGAGTTTAGGCGTTTAGCTCTGAACTTGATCTCCCAGAATAAGCTTACACAGGAGAGTCATGATGTTGCCATAGATGCTTTGCTTCTTGCAGCAGAATGTTATATAAATCCCTACTTTATGATCTATCTCAAGGACAATTCATCTTATGTGAGCAAAATCTACCCCAAAAATTCTAATAATCATGGACCTACAGATATGGAGAGAATTTTCGGACGAAAAGATAACGACTTAAAGCTTGTGGCAGATATTGAAAGGAGAAGGGACAGAGTTGTTCTTGAAATCCTGATTGAGGCAGCTGGCTTAGACAGAAAATATCGCGAAGTGGCATCGGAGGGGGAAATCTTGGGATTGCCTGTTGAAGGGGGTGATGATGTTAATTTGTTCCAGCAGGATAATCTTTCTGCAGATGCGATTACCTTGGTTCGGCAGAATCAAGCACTGCTGTGCAATTTCTTGATACATCATTTGCAGAGGGACTCTCATCAGGAGCAGCATCCAAGGCATGAGATTCTAATGTGGTGTCTGCTTTTTCTGTTGCATTCAGCGACTAAATTATTCTGTGCCCCCGAGCATGTGGTTGATGTGATATTAAAGTTTGCTGAATCCTTCAACATGCATTTGAAATCCTTTTGTTGCCAATCGAAGGAAGGAAATCCACAGTTAAACCATTTTAAGCTGCATGAGGTGCAACGCTGCTGGATTCTCCTTCAAAACTTGGTCATTGCTTCAAGTGGCAATGATGAAAGATCTGTACTACCAGTCAATGTCAGAAATGGTTTTCGGTTCTCGAATCTGATTCCTAATTTGGTCTGGCTGCAGAAAGTACCTgccttttcttcttctccttttcCAATTGTTAGGTATTTTGGATGGATGGCAATTGCACGCAACGCCAAGCAATTTCTGGATGAGCGTCTCTTCCTTGTTTCTGATTTGCCAGAGTTAACATATCTTTTATCTATATTCTCAGATGACCTCTCAGTAGTTGATAACATTGTTGATCAGAAAAATGTGGATAAAAGGATTGAGCAATTGAGTATTCACCCAGATATAAAATGTGAGGATGGAAGCAAAAATCTAGGCTGTGAAGATAGATGGCAATCTTTTCATGTTCTATATCCTGTAATCAGCAAATTCTTTCCTAGTTTTAAGGAAGACTTTATAGGTTTTGGTGAAACTATTTTGGAGGCAGTTGGCCTGCAAATGAAATTTCTTTCTACCTATATGGTGCCAGATCTAATGTGTTGGTtttctgatttatgcttaagtCCCTTTGTTCAGAGTAAGAATACCCTTGCCTTATCCCAAGACAAGCCTGACCATTACAAAGGTTTTGTTGCCAAGAATGCAAAAGCCGTCATCCTTTACATCCTTGAAGCTATTGTAGTTGAGCACATGGAAGCAATGGTTCCAGAAATACCAAGAGTGGTGCAAGTGTTTGTATCCCTTTGTCGGACATCATACTGCGATGTATCATTTCTTGATTCGATATTGCATTTGTTAAAGCCCATTATAGCATATTCCCTTAGTAAGGTGCCTGCTGAGGAAGACTCATTAGTAGATGATTCATGTGAGAATTTTGAATCTTTATGCTTCAGTGAGCTCTTTAGAAATATAAAGTCTGCTGACACGAATCTAGATACTCCTGTGGAAAAAGGAAAATGCCAGGCACTAACAATATATGTTCTAGCTTCCGTTTTTGGTAATTTGTCCTTCCAGAGGAAAACAGAATTCTTACAGTCTGCCCTGTTATGGGCTGATTTTGCTTCTTCTGATGGAACAAACTCCTTGCCTGATTATATTTGTGCATACCAAGCTCTCATGGAGAACTGCAGAGACCTACTAATTGCTACTTCTAAAGTCTGGGGTATTATTCCACTTAACGTTTCTCCAGATTCCGATACTAGCATTAGCTCCGTTGATGGTTTTTCTGAGTTCTCCTCCTGGTTTCTCAATGATATATGCAATTCCCCCTCGCCTGCAGAGGTATCCGGAAACCATCAAGATGACAGTAAATCAGTTGCTGATGTCAATCAAAATGTTTGTCAATTGACTTTGGAAGAAGTAAAGACGTTACTGGAAGAACTAGAAGCCATCATTTCAAAACTCAGTCCGACCTTGGAACAGTGCTGGAGACTACATCATAAACTGTCCAAGAAACTGACACTCACATGTGCTGAATGTTTGTTATACTCAAGGTGCTTATGGTTTATTACTGATAGAGTTTCTGCCTCTTCAGGCGTAGAGGATATCCATCCTAGCAAACTTTCCGATGATGTGCAAGATATTTGGAGAACAAGTCTTGAAGGACTATCTAAAATGATCTTACTGCTTCAGGATAAGCATTGTTGGGAGGTCGCATCTCTATTAATTGACTCACTCCTGGGGGTGCCCCAGCACTTTTGTTTGGATAATGTGATTAGTGACATATGCTTTGCAATTAAGAACTTCGCTAACAGCGCTCCAAATATCTCTTGTAGAATATTAACTGACAAGCTGATTCAGTTGTTGTTGGCAAGAGGCATCCATAAGATCTGTCAGAATGAAGGCCCTCTGGTTGATCTTTTCTGTGCCATGCTAGTGCATCCTGAGCCTGAACAAAGATATATTGCACTAAAGCACTTGGGCAGACTTGTGGGCCAGGATGTTGATGGTGGAAGATTAATTTTATCCTCAACAACTGAGTCTATTATAGCTACATCAGATTTGCCGACTTCTGCTAATGAGCAGATTTTATGTGCTTTAGTTACAGCGACATGGGACAATGTAGCCTTGATGGCGTCATCTGATACATCACTGCTCCTAAGAACAAATGCAACATCACTTCTTGTCAACTTCTTACCATTTGCTGAGAGGTCTAAACTGCAATCGTTTCTTGCATCTGCTGACAACATTCTTCAATGTTTGACGTCTCTTTCACAACCGACGCGTTATGGCCCACTTACACAATTCTCTTTGGCGCTCATGGCCAGTGTTTTTCTTTATTGTCCATCTGAAGATATTTCGCTGATTCCGGAAAGTATTTGGAGAAGTATTGAAACTCTTGGAATGTCTAAAATTG ATAGGTATTGCACCAGCCTAGAGAAAAAGGCTTGTGAGGCACTATGTAGACTTAAAAGCGACGGGGAACAGGCTAAACAG GTCTTAAGGGAAGTGCTTTCTTCAAGTCCTCCAAAGCAACATCTCCCTGATTTTTTAACTATCCGCGAATCCATTCTTACG GTTATTGGCAATTTAACCTCTGCCAAATCATACTTGGACTTCTTCTCAGAGGAAGCTGAACAGAAGCTCATG GAACTGGAagaaactgaaatagaaatGGAATTTCTGCAAAAAGAGCATCCACTACCTGATTCGTCCACCAAATTCAAAGATTGGCGCCAGTTACCGTTTATGTCAG CCTATTCGAAGGATGACCTTCGACTGCAACAGATTAAAGAAGGAATTAAATCCAT AGAAAAGGCAAAACTCAGGGAAGAAATAGTCGCTCGGAGGCAACAGAAGCTTCTTTTGAGGCGTGCCCGTCAACAATTTTTGGAAGAGGCAGCTTTACGAGAAGCAGAACTCATTCAGAAAATTGATAG